The Crocosphaera subtropica ATCC 51142 genome includes a window with the following:
- a CDS encoding acyl-CoA desaturase encodes MTSSTVQPSLTVSSASLGKTKRRFIISLSIVSLVGFSLAIYQVFTTRIGLLEISLFLLMSACSAIGITVGFHRYFSHKAFKTTRTIEIILAILGSMAGQGSVTSWVSVHRCHHKYSDQLGDPHSPHLHGEGLRGRVLGLWYAHLGWLLNDDLPNSLVFAKDMIQDRTMVVINRFYILWLALGLLIPAMLGGLLTGTWHGVFQGFIWGGLARLFWTFHSGYTINSVAHVFGNSFLKSDDNSKNNLLLALPTYGEGWHNNHHAFPQSAKFGLKWWQIDLGYWFIKVLQWIGLAWDVKIPSNEMIEAKKIV; translated from the coding sequence ATGACTTCCTCAACGGTACAACCATCACTCACTGTATCCAGTGCTTCTCTGGGAAAAACTAAAAGACGATTCATTATTAGTTTAAGTATTGTGTCTTTAGTTGGTTTTTCTCTGGCAATATATCAAGTTTTCACTACTCGGATTGGACTTCTAGAAATTAGTCTTTTCCTATTAATGAGTGCTTGTAGTGCTATTGGAATAACAGTTGGTTTTCATCGTTATTTTTCCCATAAAGCCTTTAAAACTACCCGAACCATAGAGATTATTCTAGCGATTCTTGGTTCTATGGCTGGACAGGGTTCAGTCACTTCCTGGGTTTCAGTTCACCGTTGTCACCACAAATACAGCGATCAGTTAGGAGATCCCCATTCCCCTCATTTACATGGAGAAGGATTGCGGGGTAGAGTATTAGGGCTATGGTATGCTCATCTCGGCTGGCTATTAAATGACGATCTTCCTAATTCTTTGGTGTTTGCTAAGGACATGATACAAGATCGGACAATGGTAGTCATCAATCGTTTCTATATCCTATGGCTGGCTTTAGGTTTATTGATTCCTGCAATGTTAGGAGGACTCTTAACTGGCACTTGGCATGGTGTTTTCCAAGGATTTATTTGGGGTGGACTCGCTAGATTATTTTGGACATTCCATAGTGGTTATACCATTAATTCTGTTGCTCATGTGTTTGGAAACAGCTTTTTGAAAAGTGATGATAACAGTAAAAATAACTTATTGTTAGCCCTTCCAACTTATGGAGAGGGATGGCATAATAATCACCATGCTTTTCCTCAATCGGCTAAGTTTGGTTTAAAATGGTGGCAAATTGATTTAGGCTATTGGTTTATAAAAGTTCTACAATGGATAGGTCTAGCTTGGGATGTCAAAATTCCTAGCAATGAAATGATCGAAGCTAAAAAAATTGTTTAA